The Rickettsia endosymbiont of Gonocerus acuteangulatus nucleotide sequence TATTATTTGGATCATGAGCTGCGTATTTTTTAGATACTTTTATAAATTTTTTATAAACAGGATGTTTAAATCTTCTTTCTACTTTTACTATAACTGTTTTATCAGTTTTTGAACTTATAACTACCCCTTGTAGGACTCTTTTAGGCATTTTAATTACTCTCCACTACTAGATCTTTTTGTTAATTCAGTTTTAATACGTGCTATAGACTTTTTAACTAATGAAAACCTAGTAGTATTTTTTAATTCGCCCAGAGTTTGCTGAAACCTTAAATTAAATAGTTCTTTTTTTAAAAGATTAAGATGCTTAAAAAGCTCTTCAATTGTTTTACTTGTCAACTCACTCTTTAATGATTTTAAATCATTCATAACGCCTCACTATCCTTGTTCTAACAGGTAATTTTGCACTTGCAAGCTCTAAAGCTTTAACTGCAACATCTTCCTCAACCCCTTCAATTTCAAACATAATTCTTCCAGGTGATACCCTTACTGCAAAAAATTCAGGATTTCCTTTACCTTTACCCATTCTTACTTCAGCAGGCTTCTTAGAAACCG carries:
- the rpmC gene encoding 50S ribosomal protein L29; this translates as MNDLKSLKSELTSKTIEELFKHLNLLKKELFNLRFQQTLGELKNTTRFSLVKKSIARIKTELTKRSSSGE
- the rpsQ gene encoding 30S ribosomal protein S17, whose translation is MPKRVLQGVVISSKTDKTVIVKVERRFKHPVYKKFIKVSKKYAAHDPNNKFQEGDKVNIIESRPISKTKTWVVINEE